One window of uncultured Trichococcus sp. genomic DNA carries:
- a CDS encoding YibE/F family protein — MKKGLSVRKKAMLLILFAALLGILTLFSYHNYAWYEEPIAKITAAEAVGTDETIGADRESYPLYKQNLTGVLMNGESEGEPVMIENDYSGSLAYSQMYRSGDEVFLSLSESDTGVVTGKIVGVKRDKYVVLLGAVFLFVLVATAGKKGLLSLVSIGGNILLFSIALDRYELADNAQLLVISSGAVIGWTVLTLLLVSGRNRKTYAAILSTLIGTFLTLIIAYGVIALTNGQGLRYEEMQFVTHYPRRIFLSSILIGSLGAVMDVAITMTAAIQELYEKDPAISARALLQSGREIGKDIMGTMANVLLFAYVSGAIPTLVFYLENGSDVFHTFSMQLSLEITRALAGSLGIVLTVPLAMFTAVRLIPKKAGDRR; from the coding sequence ATGAAAAAAGGATTGTCGGTCAGGAAAAAAGCGATGTTATTGATTTTATTTGCGGCGTTGTTGGGAATATTGACGCTGTTCAGTTACCATAACTACGCGTGGTACGAAGAACCGATCGCCAAGATCACTGCAGCGGAAGCCGTTGGAACCGATGAAACAATCGGTGCCGATCGGGAAAGCTATCCCTTATACAAACAAAACCTGACGGGTGTACTGATGAACGGGGAGTCGGAAGGGGAACCGGTTATGATCGAAAATGATTATTCCGGGTCTTTGGCATACAGTCAAATGTACCGATCAGGCGATGAAGTCTTCCTTTCCCTGAGCGAGAGCGATACGGGTGTCGTGACTGGCAAAATCGTCGGAGTAAAGCGGGATAAATATGTTGTCCTTTTGGGTGCCGTATTCCTTTTCGTGCTTGTGGCAACAGCGGGCAAAAAAGGTTTGCTTTCCCTCGTCAGTATTGGAGGGAATATTTTACTGTTCAGTATCGCTTTGGACCGTTATGAACTTGCGGATAATGCACAACTATTAGTGATCAGCAGTGGCGCAGTGATCGGGTGGACCGTCCTGACGCTCCTCTTGGTCAGCGGCAGAAACAGAAAGACTTATGCAGCGATCCTTTCCACTTTAATCGGAACTTTCCTGACCTTGATCATCGCCTACGGGGTCATTGCCTTGACGAACGGGCAAGGCCTGCGTTACGAGGAAATGCAGTTTGTGACGCATTACCCGCGGCGCATCTTCCTGTCGAGCATTCTGATCGGCTCGCTGGGTGCGGTGATGGACGTCGCCATCACGATGACCGCAGCCATCCAGGAACTGTACGAAAAAGACCCCGCGATATCCGCCAGAGCCTTATTGCAGTCCGGGCGCGAAATCGGCAAGGACATCATGGGGACGATGGCGAATGTGTTGCTTTTTGCCTATGTCAGCGGAGCGATTCCGACGCTTGTTTTTTATTTGGAGAACGGATCCGATGTGTTCCACACCTTTTCGATGCAATTATCTTTGGAAATCACCCGAGCTTTGGCGGGCAGTTTGGGTATCGTTTTGACGGTTCCGTTGGCAATGTTCACAGCAGTCCGTCTGATTCCCAAGAAAGCGGGTGATCGTCGATGA
- a CDS encoding GNAT family N-acetyltransferase, with translation MMNLQLKNLPLSEELIQTVLRWENDPAVSPFITPHYDEESQLPLVTEGDVRESLSNPDKRNYFICVDGKPVGIASIISDFPALLNNAGNTAWLGIFIGEPEWRSKGLGKTVMALYEEECRRLGYQRIELGVFSHNACAISLYERSGFTQISVIPHFTYSQGQWRDDIRMEKILLPDLG, from the coding sequence ATGATGAACTTGCAACTGAAAAACTTACCATTGAGCGAGGAACTGATCCAGACGGTGCTCCGTTGGGAAAATGACCCGGCTGTTTCGCCGTTCATCACACCGCACTATGATGAAGAAAGCCAGCTGCCCTTGGTGACGGAAGGCGATGTCCGCGAGAGCCTGTCCAATCCGGACAAACGCAATTATTTCATCTGCGTGGATGGCAAGCCGGTCGGAATCGCGTCAATCATCAGCGACTTTCCTGCGCTGCTGAATAATGCCGGAAATACAGCTTGGCTGGGCATCTTCATAGGCGAACCGGAGTGGCGCAGCAAGGGCCTCGGCAAAACGGTCATGGCCCTGTACGAAGAAGAATGCCGGAGACTCGGCTATCAACGAATCGAACTGGGGGTCTTTTCGCACAACGCCTGCGCAATCAGCTTGTACGAAAGATCCGGCTTCACACAAATAAGCGTCATTCCCCATTTCACCTATTCCCAAGGCCAATGGCGCGACGACATCCGGATGGAGAAGATTCTCCTTCCCGATTTAGGATAA
- a CDS encoding GNAT family N-acetyltransferase codes for MIRKAMPADLPAIMEIINEAKVTLKASGIDQWQKGYPNEAVILQDMAGGYSYIYLRDGIPAATFAFFYGEDPTYRVISEGQWLTDNPYTVIHRITIKGIFRGQGVLGEIVEWAADESRKKGYTSMRIDTHPDNKSMQRALQKAGYTYCGHILTSIGDMRWGYEKVL; via the coding sequence ATGATCAGAAAAGCAATGCCAGCGGATCTGCCCGCAATCATGGAAATCATCAATGAGGCGAAAGTCACACTGAAGGCGTCCGGCATCGATCAATGGCAAAAGGGGTACCCGAACGAAGCGGTCATTCTTCAGGATATGGCTGGAGGGTACAGCTATATCTACTTGCGGGATGGCATTCCAGCGGCAACTTTTGCATTTTTTTACGGCGAGGACCCTACCTATAGAGTCATCAGCGAAGGCCAATGGCTGACGGATAATCCCTACACGGTCATCCATCGCATCACGATCAAAGGAATATTCCGTGGTCAGGGCGTCCTTGGGGAAATCGTGGAATGGGCTGCGGATGAATCGCGTAAAAAAGGCTATACCAGCATGCGCATCGATACGCATCCCGACAACAAAAGCATGCAGCGGGCCCTGCAGAAAGCCGGGTATACGTACTGCGGCCACATCCTGACAAGTATCGGCGATATGCGTTGGGGTTACGAAAAGGTGCTGTAA
- a CDS encoding SH3-like domain-containing protein: MKKGIRWWLVSISLVILCSGCNNQPASVGSQDESSLINESERTSISSSADISQGEKADPADPAVPIFMTVNEAATIFREGYPIGTLPWDMEGKEIVGLSDDHIGRIVTVARKTNDGEYAYVWIAGLGFGWIESAALKEADFQPTNDSDYITLGGAPITSLPGHSEDADVIGNTSDRIGERVLLVYESADGEYVYATTLINEGIGWLEKEALGLTGEEQVGMIAAEDFTVDTLVWGTPGSETVALTSEQIGAYVTVKGSLSDGSYTLLFKDGNAWGWVDTRAIEIRDDILIAEATDYITAGQYSISSQPPGTPVSIQLGTTKDVLGANATILYETMDSSSVYAAYLGWIDRQAFGFENGEYIGVIKAGSYSVDTLPWGTPDYETIGYSDSYAGKELLVKGITQNGLYSLLWMQGSPLGWVDSRAVKPFDVVSVSYSAVISDGGYSIDSLPWVEFGAKELGSTADYLGETVSISRETVSGDYLYVELDEDELGWIDHRAFGK, from the coding sequence GTGAAAAAAGGAATAAGGTGGTGGCTTGTATCCATTTCTTTGGTGATTCTTTGTTCGGGCTGCAACAACCAGCCAGCTTCGGTAGGGAGTCAGGATGAAAGCTCCTTGATAAACGAAAGCGAGCGCACATCCATATCTTCTTCAGCGGATATTTCCCAAGGTGAAAAGGCAGATCCGGCAGATCCGGCAGTTCCGATCTTCATGACGGTGAATGAGGCTGCAACCATCTTTCGCGAAGGCTATCCCATCGGTACGCTCCCGTGGGACATGGAGGGCAAGGAAATCGTTGGACTATCAGATGATCACATCGGGCGCATCGTAACCGTTGCAAGGAAGACAAATGACGGAGAGTATGCTTATGTGTGGATAGCGGGATTGGGATTCGGCTGGATCGAAAGCGCAGCGCTCAAAGAAGCGGACTTCCAGCCAACAAATGATTCGGATTACATCACGCTGGGCGGTGCCCCGATCACCAGCCTGCCCGGGCACAGCGAGGATGCTGATGTAATCGGCAACACCTCGGACCGGATCGGTGAAAGGGTGCTGCTTGTCTATGAATCGGCCGACGGTGAATATGTCTATGCCACGACGCTGATCAATGAAGGCATCGGCTGGCTGGAAAAAGAGGCATTGGGCTTGACCGGCGAGGAGCAAGTAGGCATGATCGCAGCTGAAGATTTTACAGTCGATACGCTCGTGTGGGGAACACCGGGAAGTGAGACTGTGGCCTTAACGAGCGAACAGATCGGAGCGTATGTCACAGTCAAGGGCTCACTGTCGGACGGCAGCTATACCTTACTCTTCAAGGATGGAAATGCCTGGGGCTGGGTCGATACGCGCGCCATCGAAATCCGTGATGACATCCTGATTGCGGAAGCTACCGACTACATCACTGCCGGCCAATACTCGATTTCGAGCCAGCCACCGGGAACGCCGGTATCGATCCAATTGGGCACTACGAAGGACGTCCTTGGCGCGAATGCAACTATCCTCTATGAAACAATGGATAGTTCGAGCGTTTATGCCGCTTATCTTGGGTGGATCGACAGGCAAGCTTTCGGCTTCGAAAACGGCGAATACATCGGCGTCATTAAGGCCGGAAGCTACTCGGTCGATACCCTTCCCTGGGGTACGCCGGACTATGAAACAATCGGTTACTCCGATAGCTATGCAGGCAAGGAATTGTTGGTCAAGGGAATCACCCAGAACGGACTCTATTCCTTGCTCTGGATGCAAGGAAGCCCATTGGGATGGGTGGACAGCCGAGCAGTTAAGCCGTTCGATGTTGTTTCGGTGTCTTACTCCGCCGTCATTTCTGATGGCGGCTATTCCATCGACAGTTTGCCTTGGGTCGAATTCGGGGCAAAGGAACTCGGCTCCACAGCGGATTACCTTGGGGAGACCGTTTCAATCAGCAGAGAGACGGTCAGTGGAGACTATCTGTATGTCGAGTTGGACGAGGATGAACTGGGCTGGATCGATCATCGGGCCTTCGGGAAGTGA